The genomic segment TCGAAGTGCTATTGGCGGGCTTGCCTGGAACGGCGGGTCAGGGCTACCGCCCGGCCAGCCGCTCCGGCAACATCAGGATCGCCTCGCGGTTGCTCCACGAGAAGCAACGCTCTGCCGCTTCGCGCCAGGGCAGCCAGCAGTACGCCCGATGTTCGCCGGCTGCCAACCGCACGGCGTCGGTCGCCACCCTCTGCAGCGAGTATACGTGCTCGGTGTTGTAACGCACGCCGGGTGCGTAGCGGTGCCGCCACTCGGCGAAGATCTCGTAGCGGTTGCTCAACCGCCAGTCGCACAGCTCTGCGGCCACTGCCTCGATCCCCGTCTCCTCGTTGACTTCCCGCACGGCGGTCGCCAGAAGTTCCTCGCCGGCCTCCTGACTGCCGGTGACCGACTGCCAGTAACCGCGGTGCGCGGCACGCTCCAGCAGCAGTACCTGCAGGTCGGCCGTATGGATGACGACCAGCACCGATACCGGCCGCTTGAAGCGACTCATCCCGTCGCGGCGAAGACAGCCAGCGCGGTTGCCTGCGCATCGAAGAAGATCCACATCGGATATCCCAGGGCCCGCCACTCGGCGACGGCCACGGCAAGAACCTCCCCGAGCACGGCAAAGCCCTCGGGCTCGCGCACGAGGAATGGCCCGGCATGGTCGATGAAGAGCACGTAACCGGCCGCCTCCACCCAGGAAAGATCGGTCAGACAATCCTTGAGTGCGTCGAGGTTGTGTCCGTACCAGCCCGGAAAGTCGAGATCGTCGCCAAGCCTGGCGAGCACCTCGTCGAGGCGCGAACAGTCGGCAAGACTCACTTCGAAGCAGGCAAAGCCGGCTTCTGCGGCGGCGCGCCCGACCGCCTCACGGCAATGCGCAGGCAGCTGGAAGACGCCGGCGGCGTTCGCGTCTTCAAGGACAGCGAGCAACTCATCGAGGCTCATGGCTGTTCGCGTATCCTGCGGAAGCTGAGATAGTGGTCGGCAGTATAGTAGTACTCGCCGGAACGGGCAACGTCACCACCGCGGCCGCCGCCGGCAATGATGCGCCGGGCCCCCCGATCACGCCGGCCGGGCGTCGGCACCGTGTACTCGCGATAGTAGCCGCGCGGCTGCAGCGGCAGGCGCTTCTCGAAGTTGCCGAAAACGCTGCCATCCTTGTGCGGGTAGGGAAAGGGCCCGCCCTGACGGATCAGCAGCAGGGTGTGTCTGGCCTCGGGAGGCAGTTCGCCAAGCGCGATGCTGCCCATCTCGCGACTGTCGCGCGCCGCCACCGTGCCGGCAAGACAGCAGCCGGCGATCGCCAGTACGAGCAGCCGGACGACGGCCAGGATTCTCGCCATCGCCACGACCTAGGCCTTGCCGATCTCCACCTGCGTGTCGACCCTCTGGCGCAGACGAATGTGCAGTTCCCGCAGCTGTTTCTCATCGACACTGCTCGGTGCATCGGTGAGCAGGCATTGCGCCCTTTGCGTCTTCGGGAAGGCAATGACGTCGCGGATCGACTCGGCGCCGGCCATCATCGTGACGATGCGGTCGAGTCCGAACGCCAAGCCGCCGTGCGGTGGCGCGCCGTACTGCAGGGCCGCAAGCAGGAAGCCGAACTTGGACTGAGCCTCGTCGTCGGCAATGCCAAGCGCCTTGAACACCTGTTCCTGGACCTCGGCGCGGTGGATCCTGACCGAGCCACCACCGAGTTCCGAGCCGTTGAGCGCCAGATCGTAGGCCTTGGCGAGGCAACGCCCCGGGTCGCTGGCGAGCAGCCCGAGGTGCTCGTCCTTCGGGCTGGTGAACGGATGATGGCAGGCATTCCAGCGGCGCGCCTCGTCATCGTACTCGAACATCGGAAAGTCGACGATCCACACCGGCTCCCATGCGTTTCCGTTCACGAAACCCTTTTCGTGACCGATGCGGACGCGCAGCGCGCCAAGTGCATCGTCGACCACCTTGCGCCGGTCAGCGCCGAAGAAGATCAGATCACCGGAGGTGGCACCGGTGCGCTCGATGATGGCCTGCAGGGCGGCAGCGTGCAGGTTCTTGACGATCGGCGACTGCAAGCCGGTCTCGTTCAGCTGGCTGACGTCATTGACCTTGATATAGGCGAGACCACGCGCGCCGTAGATGCCGACGAACTGGGTATAGGCGTCGATCTCGCCACGCGTCAGGCTGGCGCCGCCGGGAACCCGCAGCGCAGCGATGCGGCCGCCCTCACTGTTGGCGACATTGGCGAAGACCTTGAACGGCACATCCCGAAGTACGTCCGAAACCTCGACCAGCTCGAGGGTCACCCGCAGGTCCGGCTTGTCGGAGCCGTAACGCAGCATCGCTTCGTGGTGACTGAGGCGAGGGAAGGGCCTGGGCAACTCCACCGCCATCACCTCGGCGAATACCGTGCGAATCAGTTCCTCCATCAGCCCGATGATCTCGCCCTCGTCCATGAACGAGGTCTCGATATCGACCTGGGTGAACTCCGGCTGCCGGTCGGCACGCAGGTCCTCATCGCGGAAGCACTTGGTGATCTGGTAATAGCGGTCGAAGCCGGCAACCATCAGCAATTGCTTGAAGAGCTGTGGCGATTGCGGCAAGGCGAAGAACTGGCCGGGATGGACCCGCGACGGAACCAAGTAGTCACGGGCGCCTTCAGGCGTGCTCCTGGTCAGCATCGGCGTCTCGATGTCGATGAAGCCGGCATCGTCGAGAAAGCGTCGGAAGGCGCGCGCCGTGCGGTAACGCAACTGCATGTTCGTCTGCATCTGCGGCCGCCGCAGATCGATCACGCGGTGCAGGAGGCGAGTGTTCTCCGACAGGTTCTCTTCGTCGAGCTGGAACGGTGGCGTCAGCGAGGGGTTGAGAACCTCCATCTCGTGGCAGAGGATCTCGATCTCGCCGCTCGCGATGTTGGCATTCACCGTGCCGGGCGGCCGGGCGCGGACGCGGCCCCGGACGCGCAGGCAGAATTCGTTGCGCACGGACTCGGCAGTGCGGAACATCTCCGCGCGGTCGGGATCGCAGACCACCTGGGCAATGCCTGCGCGATCACGCAGGTCAACGAAGATCACGCCGCCATGGTCGCGACGCCGGTGAGCCCAGCCGCAAAGGGTGACTTCCTGGTCGATGAGCCGTGCATCGACTTGCCCACAGTAATGTGTTCGCATGCTCTGATCCGTTTCAGCTGTTGCGGTTGATCGTCAGGCCGCTGGCAATGCCGGCGACGTCTGGCCGTGGTTGCGGAGCCACGACGCCCATCGAGATGACATACTTGAGCGCCGTGTCAACGCTCATATCGAGTTCGACGACCTCGCTTCGAGGCAACATGAGGAAAAAACCCGAAGTGGGATTCGGCGTCGTCGGTACGTAGACGCTGATGTACTCACCAGCCAGATGCCGCTCCATCTCGCCGCCGGGGCGGCCAGTGAGAAAGGCGATGGTCCATGCGCCGCGGCGCGGGTACTCGATCAGCAGCGCCTTGCGGAAGGCGTTGCCCGACGACGAAAAAAGGGTGTCCGAAACCTGCTTGACACTGTTGTAGATCGAATTGACGACCGGGATCCGCGCCAGCAAGCTTTCCCACCAGGCCACGAGCCGCTGGCCGATGAAATTGGCAGCGATGATACCGGTCAGCAGGATGATCAGCAAGGTCAGGATCGCCCCGCTGCCGGGAATGTCGAAGCCGAGAACGCTGCGTGGATGGACCACTGCCGGCAACAGGTGGAGCGACTGATCCATGGTGCCGATGATCATCGTGAGCACCCAGGCGGTGATCGCCAACGGCACCCAGATCAACAGACCGGTGATGAAATAGCGCTTGATCAGTTGCCGGCGCACGCGTTGGCTCCGTCGGTGCTGGTGGCCGTCGGCGCTGGCGCGGCAGTCTTGTCAGCAGCAGGCGCCCCGTCACCGGCAGCCGCTGTCGCTTCGCTGGCGGCGGATGTCTCCTTGCTCGACGGCTGCTTCTGGCCGCCCTTGAAGTCGGTGACGTACCAGCCGCTGCCCTTCAATTGAAAGCCGGCGGCGGTCAGCTGCTTGACATAGGTCGCCTGGCCACACGCCGGACAGTTCTCGAGGGCCGGGTCGCTGAGTTTTTGCAGGTGGTCGTTCGCAAAGCCACAGGAAGCACACCGATAGGCATAGATGGGCATGACTAACCTTCAGAAAGAACAGGGAAAAGCGTGATTATACGCGATCGCCGGGAGGATCGGCAGCACCCCGGCCGAGCCTACCCCCACCCGCCCGGGCTCTGCAAGCGGAACGAGCGGCACTGGTGGCCGGTGGCTGCACCGCGGACAAGCTGTCGCTGCCGCCTTGGCGGGAGCGCTGCCGATCTGGCGCCGCTGAAGGTCTTCCAGCGCCGGCAGCTGATGTTATTCTCTGCTTGCGGCAATCGCCTGCCATCTCGCGGCAGGACGGGTCGGAGGAGCCCGACGACGCCGCTCGTAGGCCGGCGCCACGGTTGGCGCGCCGCAAGCCGCCAGTCGGCCGGCCGCAGCAGAGCGACCCGCCACACGTTCCGGGTCGGCCCCACCGGCGGCGCGGCACGGTCGGCCGAGATCTCAGCCAGAGGAGGGTAGAGGAATGAGCCACAATGACAGCGGGCAAGCCGAGCACCCGGCGAGCCACTTCCCCGTCATCCGCAGCGTCGATGCCGCGGCGATCCCTCGCTGGCTCGGGGCCGGTTGGCGTGACTGCCGCAGGGCGGGGGGCGCGAGCGTTTTCTACGGGGTCTGTTTCGCCGCCGCGGGCTGGTTGATGTACTTCGTGTTCGCCGAAGCCTACGCGCTCTTTGCCGGGCTGACGACCGGCTTTCTGTTGGTCGGTCCTTTCCTCGCGATCGGATTGTACGACCTCAGTCGCCGCATCGAACGTGGTGAATCGCCCCGACTGGTACCGACACTGGCTGCCTGGCGGCCCAATCTCCCCAACGTCGGCCTGTTCGCAGCCCTGTTGACGATCGTCCTGCTGATCTGGGCACGCGCGTCGATGGTCGTTTTCGCGCTTTTCTTCACCGGCGGTCTGCCAACCTTTGCCGACGTCGTGCGCAGCGTCCTGACCTTCGAGCAACCCGAGTTCTCACTCGTCTATTTCGCGGTCGGCGGCTTCTTCGCTGCCTTCGTTTTCGCCATTGGAGCGATTTCGCTGCCGCTGATGTTCGATCGCAAGACGGATGCGGTGACCGCGGCCATCGCCAGCCTTGTCGTCTGTGGCCGCAACCCGGGGCCGATGCTGCTGTGGGCCGGCAGCATCGTGCTCTTGGTCGGGATCGGTTTTGCGACGCTGTTCACCGGCCTGGTCATCGCCACGCCGCTGGTTGGCCATGCCACTTGGCATGCCTACCGCGAACTGGTCGCCGAACATGAGGACGAGGCTCTGGCAACGCCATGAGGCGGTCGTCCGGTCATCGCGGCAAAAACCGCGTGCCTGTCATGCCGCACTGCTGGCTGCGGGCGAGCAATGGCGGCTGGCAGCGAGCCTTGGCTGGCACGGGGATCACGAAGGGCAGGCTTTCAGTGCAGGTGGCAGGCGCCGGGCCCGTCCGGGTGTCCGCAACTGCCGCAGGGCGCCGGCAGATCGCTGCGTCTGGTCGGAACAGCGCTGGCGGAATTGAAGGCCGACAGCTTCTTGCGCAGGTCGGTACTGCTACATTGCGGGCAGTGCGGCGGCGGCGACGACTGGCGCACGAGCTTCTCGAACTCCTGCCCGCAGGCAACGCACTCGTATTCGAAGATGGGCATGGTGTCGATCCTCCCAAAGGTGCCGAGGGTCTCGGCGGTCCGCGAAGTTGCGGGTAGCCAAGGCAAGCGGCACATGCTACCAGCTTTCGCCCTGCGTGCGGATGAGGCGCGGCGCCGGCGGTCGAACGATTTCGCGGAGTATGTGCCGGGGCGCGGACAGCTGGTCGGCACCTGCTGCCAAAGGTTCCAAGGAGAGTGAATTTCGGCGTCGAACTCGCCCGTCAGCATGTCCCCGCTCCTGCTTGTCAGGGCCGTCCCGGCGGCACGGATTCGCATTGTTTCAATGGCTCTGCAGGTTGCCAGCCGTCAGCGGCAGGTCATGAGCGCGACCGCCGACCGCAAGCCGCGACGTGCTTGACAGGCGCGCGCCGGGTGACGGAAACTGCCGGGCGCGCGGTGTGCCCGCCTACGCGCTTGGGCACGCCGTCGTACCGCCCTTCGTGCACCGGAGACGACAAGAATGAAGATCAAGACGCTTCTCTGGAGCGGTTTCGCGGCGGTCTCCATCATGATGGCCGCTCTCGTCGTGACTGCGACGGTGCAGATGAACCTGATCGACAGGCACGTCGACAACATCGTCCGCGCCGCCCGTAACGAGTCGTTGGCGCGCGACATCGCAGCGCAGGTCAACAGCATGCGCCGCTACCAGCTCAATGCGCTGGTGGTGACCGCCGACGAGCGCGACCAGGAGTTGGAACGCGTGACGACGGCGGGCAGGGAGGCTTCCCGTCTCGCCGAAGATCTCGAGAAGACGCAACGCAACCCGGAAACGAGGCAGCTCGCGGGCCGCATGCGCGAACTCAGCGACCGCTACGCGCAAGGCAACGAACGGGTGAAGTCGCTGGCCAGGGAGGGCCAGATCGATGCCGTGCGTTCCCTGGTCCAAGGCGAGGCACGCTCGCTGCAGCGCGAACTGGCAGGCGAGAGCGAGAGGTTCATCCAGGTTCAGCAGGACCGCAAGATTCAGGCCGAAAAGGCTGCAGCCGAGGCGCAGTCGCTGGCGGAGCGACTGATGCTGGCGCTGCTCGCCGTGGCACTGCTGCTGGCCATCGGCGTCGCTTTCCTGGTCACTCGCCGGATAACCGGCCAGCTCGGAGGCGAACCGGAGTGGGCACGACAGTTGGTCGAGCGCATTGCCGGCGGCGACGTGAGCCAGGACCTCACGCTGTTGACGGGCGACACGCAGAGCGTGATGGCCCATCAGCAGCGGATGCAGGTACGGCTGCGGGCGATGCTGAAAGACGTTTCCACGACGGCCGCCAGCACGCAGCAGGCGGTGCAGTCGCTGGTCGCTTCGGCACAGCAGGTTGCACAAGCTTCGCACTCGAGTAGCGACTCCGCGGCGTCGATGGCAGCGGTGGTCGAGGAAATGTCGGTCAGTATCAGCGAGGTGACCGACAACGCCCGCGCCGCACTCAAAACGGCGAGCACCGCTTCCGGTCTTGCGGATGCCGGCAGGGACGTGATCGAACAGGCGACGGACGAAATCAACCGCATCGCCGATACCGTTCGCCAGACCTCGAAGGCGATGCACGCCCTCGACGAGAGCTCGGCGAAGATCTCGACGGTCGTACAGGTAATCAAGGAAGTAGCTGATCAGACCAATCTTCTGGCATTGAACGCGGCCATCGAGGCCGCACGCGCTGGCGAGTCGGGCCGCGGTTTTGCGGTGGTCGCCGACGAAGTGCGCAAACTAGCCGAGCGCACGGGCAGGGCAACCAGCGAAATCAACGCGATGGTGATGCAGATCCAGGAGGAGACACGCAATTCCCTGTTTTCGATGGCGACCGCCGTCCAGCAGGTCGACCAGGGGGTCGCACTGGCCGGCACCGCTGGCGAGGCCATCCGCAACATCCGCGCCAGTGTCGAACAGCTCGTGGCCGCGGTCAGCGAAATCGGCAACGCGATCGCCGAACAATCCGTCGCAAGCCAGGAGATCGCCCGCCGGGTGGAGCAGGTGGCACAGTCCGCCGAGGAGGACAGCTCCGCCGCCGAGCAGACTGCCGCCGCAGCGAAGCAACTCCAAGGGTTGGCAAACGGTCTGGGCAACTCGGTGGCCCAGTTCCGGATCTGAACCAGGAGTTGCGTCAGGGGCAACCGCCAATCCGAGCGGCGAGATCCGTTCTCACGCCGCGAACAGCGGCTGGCCCCAGAGCGCCCAGACGGCGACGGCGGCCCAGGCCGCCAACGTCGCCGCCAGGTTGAAACCGGCGTTGTTCTGGCGAAACAGCCGCCAGTTCCAGTAGCCGACCGGTTCGCCGGTGGCCGGCCAGGCGGGCAGGAAGCGGCGTACGGTCGTGCAGTAATGCTCGTAGGCGGTGCCGAAGATCGGCCGCAGATGCGCCTCCTCACGCTGCACGCGCGCGTCCATGTAGAGCCAGTAGATGATCGTGTAGGCGAGCAGGATCCAGACGCTCGCCAAGAGCATCAGGAAGCCGAGAAGGATAAAGAAGCGACCCAGGTACATCGGGTTGCGTACCATCGTGTACGGACCACGGGCGGTGAGCGTCGAGTTCTTGTCGAGCGAGGCGAAACACCAGAGCTGGATGAACTCGCCACACATCGAGACGACGAAGCCCGGCAGCAACCAGTCGCTGCGCACGAACTGGGCGACGACGATCATGCCAAGAATGACGATTGGCGCCCGCAGGCGTACCAGAAGGCGGCGCAAACCGGGATGGTGGAAGAGTCCGTTCGAGGTTTCCTTCATTCCTAGCCTTTCATGAGCTCGGTTCGCGGCGACTGGCGCGCCGCCTCTTGCTCAAGCCAAAATAGCCGCGCGGCAACCATAATTTGCGCCAACGGTTGCTGCGTTCGAAACGGGCGCGCCGTTCGCGATCCATCGCCTGTGGTTGCCATGCGGCCCACTTCTTGTAGACACCGGCCATGTCCAGTTCTTCGAGCAATCGCCGCAGGCGGGACGGCATCCATGTCGTCGACACACTCGCCTGAAAGTCGATGATGCCCGGAGCTCCGTCCGGCAGCATCAGCAGATTGCCGGCACCCCGCGTGTCGAGATGGACGACGCCACGCGAATGGACAGCCTCGAGCAACGCTTCGAGGTGCTCGAGATAGCCTGGAGTGATCAGCGCGCGGTCGATCTTCGCCAGGCTACGGCCGGGGACGAAGCGTGCTGCAATGGCATGGGCATCGATCCTGAAGGCATCGGCCGGCGTTCCCGAGATCCCCCGGAGGCGCTGCAGGGCCCGCAGCTCCCGCCGCAGCAACAGACGACCGAGGGTATTCCGCACCCACCAGGAGCGACTGGCAAAATCCTTGACTGTCCACTCCTCACCGGCAATCGCGACCATGACTGTCCACTCCTCACCGGCAATCGCGACCCGTTCTACGCGCGCGTTGGCCCAGCGGCCATCGCGCAGCAGCGTGCGTTCGGCCCGGATCAGATCGGCACGCTCGAAGGCGCGAGCGTTGGCGGCTACAATGCGGTTCATGGGTTGTGGCAGTGCCCGCAAGGGGGCATCGCCTCGTCAATCCAGCGAATGGAAAATCGGGGAAGCCGCCTCCGACATCGCCAGCGGAGCAGCTCTGCAATGACGGAATCGCGAGATTATCCCGAATCCTGCTGGCCGCAGTCAAACTGCGGCCAGCCGCAGGACGATACCGCGACCCCCAAGTCGCGTTGCGTTCAGGCGTCTGACACTACAATGGCGCTCAACGCGACACGACTGACCGCGGCGAACGGATGCAGACAGCGGGGTAGTCGCGAGGGGGCACGGATGACAAGTTGCAGACAAGAGGAGCGATCGCCATGGTTTCGGTCAACGATCTCGGACAGCCGGTTGGCGGGCGGCTCGTCGGCTGGCGGGTCCCCGCGCATCCTCCTTGGCGCGAGCTTGCGGGCAATCGGGTCCGCCTCGAGCCACTTGCTGCCGAACGGCATGCGGCGAGCCTGCATGCCGCCAATCGCCTCGACAGCCGGGGTCAAAACTGGACCTACCTCGGTTATGGTCCGTTTGCTGAGGTGGACGACTACGCCGCATGGATCGACACCTACTGCCGCGGCCCGGACCCTCTGTTCTATGCCATCGTTGAACAGGATTCCGATCTCGCAACCGGCGTCGCGAGTTACCTGCGGATCACGCCGCCCAGCGGTACGATCGAGATCGGCCACATCAACTTCTCGCCGCGCCTGCAGCGCACGGCCGGTGCCACCGAGGCGATCTACTTGCTGCTCAGACAGGCGTTCGACCTGGGCTACCGCCGCTGCGAGTGGAAGTGCGATGCACTAAACTCCGCTTCGCGTGCCGCCGCGCTGCGATTGGGACTGTCGTTCGAGGGAATCCACCGCCAGGCCGCCGTGGTCAAGGGTCGTAACCGGGACACCGCCTGGTACGCAGCGATCGATCGCGAATGGCCCGCTCTGGCCGTAGCCTTCGAGCGTTGGCTCGACAGCAGCAATTTCGACAGCACAGGGCGACAGCGTCCCTCCCTTTCAGTACTCACGCGACAGGCGCGGCGCGTCGTGATGGCCGCGGACGACCCTCTCGGTGACCTTTCGGATCGATTGCTGCCGCCGTGAAGCCCGGCGAGCACAAAGCACGCGGCCAGCTGCACGACACACCGGCAGCCGGCTCGGTGGCGTGGGCGACGGACAAGCGCGCCGGCCGGTCAGCGATCAGGCCTCAGCTTTGCGTTGCCCGCGTCATTTCGCGCTTTCCTGGCGGGCCGGGCAGCCTCTCCACCGTCAGGCCGACCGAGCGCAGGTGTCTGCGAACCTCGCCTTTGGCGCAATAGGTGACCAGCACGGCGCCGGGACTCATGCAGCCCGCCAGTTTGGCAAAGACGTCGCGGGTCCACAGTTCGGGCTGTACTGCCGGCGAAAACGCGTCGTGATAGACCAGATCGAAGTGGCCTTCCGGTTCGAAATCGCTGAAACAGCAACCCAGTTTAAGCAAGTTGAAGTGTTCATCGATCCGCTGCGGCACTTCCCAGCCGCAGCGGTGAATGGTCTCGAAAACGGCGCGCGCGTCAACCTCGGGCAACCGCTCTGGGTAGTTGAGCCTTCCGACACACTGCTCGTCCAGCGGATAGGGCTCCAGTGCCGTATAGGCCACCTGCAGGAGCCCAGAGCGGCTGCGCGCCCAAGTCAGCAGGGCGTTGAGCCCGGTACCGAAACCGACTTCCAGCACCCGCAGCGCAGGCCGCGGCAGGTGCGCGGCGGCGCCGTAGCCGCTGCCGATGAAGACGTGCAGCGACTCCTGGAGCGCGCCATGCGAAGAGTGGTAGTGCTCGTCGAACGTCGGCAGGTAAAGCGAATGCGAACCGTCGTCCGTCGCCACCAGCTGCCGTTCGCCAAAGGGCGCCTCAGGCATCGCCTTCAGGTTGGGAGCAAAGCAAAAGCCCTCGCCACGTGTGTGGTGAGGGCTTTTGTTGTGGTTGGGGAGCCTGGCGGTGACCTACTTTCACACATGGGAGATGCACTATCATCGGCGTACCTTCGTTTCACGGTCCTGTTCGGGATGGGAAGGGGTGGGTCCAAAGGGCTATGGCCGCCAAGCGTAACGGGTATGTCCGCGGTGGGTTGCGGACGCAAGGGAGGAAGAAGGGGTTGTGATGTGTTGAGTTGCTGCGCAAGGTTATAGGATCAAGCCGCACGGGCGATTAGTACTGGTTAGCTGAACGCATTGCTGCGCTTCCACATCCAGCCTATCAACGTGGTGGTCTACCACGACCCTTGAGGGGGATCGAGTCCCCGGGGAAATCTCATCTTAAGGCGAGTTTCACGCTTAGATGCTTTCAGCGTTTATCTCTTCCGAACTTAGCTACCCGGCGATACGACTGGCGTCATAACCGGTACACCAGAGGTTCGTCCACTCCGGTCCTCTCGTACTAGGAGCAGCCCCCTTCAAATTTCCAGCGCCCACGGCAGATAGGGACCAAACTGTCTCACGACGTTTTAAACCCAGCTCACGTACCACTTTAAATGGCGAACAGCCATACCCTTGGGACCGACTACAGCCCCAGGATGTGATGAGCCGACATCGAGGTGCCAAACACCGCCGTCGATATGAACTCTTGGGCGGTATAAGCCTGTTATCCCCAGAGTACCTTTTATCCGTTGAGCGATGGCCCTTCCATACAGAACCACCGGATCACTATGACCTACTTTCGTACCTGCTCGACGTGTGGGTCTCGCAGTCAAGCACGCTTTTGCCATTGCACTATCAGCACGATTTCCGACCGTACCTAGCGTACCTTCGTACTCCTCCGTTACACTTTAGGAGGAGACCGCCCCAGTCAAACTGCCTACCATGCACGGTCCCAGACCCGGATTCACGGGCCGTGGTTAGAACCTCAAACAAACCAGGGTGGTATTTCAAGGTCGGCTCCACCAGGACTAGCGTCCCGGATTCACAGCCTCCCACCTATCCTACACAAGTCGGTTCAAAGTCCAATGCAAAGCTACAGTAAAGGTTCATGGGGTCTTTCCGTCTAACCGCGGGGAGATTGCATCTTCACAACCACTTCAACTTCGCTGAGTCTCAGGAGGAGACAGTGTGGCCATCGTTACGCCATTCGTGCAGGTCGGAACTTACCCGACAAGGAATTTCGCTACCTTAGGACCGTTATAGTTACGGCCGCCGTTTACCGGGGCTTCGATCAAGAGCTCTCACTCCATCACTTAACCTTCCGGCACCGGGCAGGCGTCACACCCTATACGTCCACTTTCGTGTTTGCAGAGTGCTGTGTTTTTATTAAACAGTCGCAGCCACCATTTCACTGCAACCCTTTCAGCCTTCACCCGCGAGGGGCTACAACCTATCAGGGCGCACCTTTTCCCGAAGTTACGGTGCTAATTTGCCGAGTTCCTTCTCCTGAGTTCTCTCAAGCGCCTTAGAATTCTCATCCTGCCCACCTGTGTCGGTTTGCGGTACGGTCTCCTTGTAACTGAAGCTTAGAGGCTTTTCTTGGAAGCATGGTATCAATCACTTCGCGGTCAGAGACCACTCGTTGTCACGCCTCGGCATTGACCCCCCGGATTTGCCTAAGGGACCTGCCTACACGCTTGAACCGGGACGTCCAACACCCGGCTGACCTAACCTTCTCCGTCCCCCCATCGCATTACAAAGAGGTACAGGAATATTAACCCGTTTCCCATCGACTACGCTTTTCAGCCTCGCCTTAGGGGCCGACTCACCCTGCGCCGATGAACGTTGCGCAGGAAACCTTGGGCTTTCGGCGAGGGAGCTTTTCACTCCCTTTATCGCTACTCATGTCAGCATTCGCACTTCTGATACCTCCAGCATCCCTCTCGAGACACCTTCAACGGCCTACAGAACGCTCTCCTACCATATCCTTGCGGATATCCGCGAT from the Accumulibacter sp. genome contains:
- the nudB gene encoding dihydroneopterin triphosphate diphosphatase, whose translation is MSRFKRPVSVLVVIHTADLQVLLLERAAHRGYWQSVTGSQEAGEELLATAVREVNEETGIEAVAAELCDWRLSNRYEIFAEWRHRYAPGVRYNTEHVYSLQRVATDAVRLAAGEHRAYCWLPWREAAERCFSWSNREAILMLPERLAGR
- a CDS encoding barstar family protein, which codes for MSLDELLAVLEDANAAGVFQLPAHCREAVGRAAAEAGFACFEVSLADCSRLDEVLARLGDDLDFPGWYGHNLDALKDCLTDLSWVEAAGYVLFIDHAGPFLVREPEGFAVLGEVLAVAVAEWRALGYPMWIFFDAQATALAVFAATG
- a CDS encoding ribonuclease domain-containing protein; its protein translation is MARILAVVRLLVLAIAGCCLAGTVAARDSREMGSIALGELPPEARHTLLLIRQGGPFPYPHKDGSVFGNFEKRLPLQPRGYYREYTVPTPGRRDRGARRIIAGGGRGGDVARSGEYYYTADHYLSFRRIREQP
- the aspS gene encoding aspartate--tRNA ligase, which produces MRTHYCGQVDARLIDQEVTLCGWAHRRRDHGGVIFVDLRDRAGIAQVVCDPDRAEMFRTAESVRNEFCLRVRGRVRARPPGTVNANIASGEIEILCHEMEVLNPSLTPPFQLDEENLSENTRLLHRVIDLRRPQMQTNMQLRYRTARAFRRFLDDAGFIDIETPMLTRSTPEGARDYLVPSRVHPGQFFALPQSPQLFKQLLMVAGFDRYYQITKCFRDEDLRADRQPEFTQVDIETSFMDEGEIIGLMEELIRTVFAEVMAVELPRPFPRLSHHEAMLRYGSDKPDLRVTLELVEVSDVLRDVPFKVFANVANSEGGRIAALRVPGGASLTRGEIDAYTQFVGIYGARGLAYIKVNDVSQLNETGLQSPIVKNLHAAALQAIIERTGATSGDLIFFGADRRKVVDDALGALRVRIGHEKGFVNGNAWEPVWIVDFPMFEYDDEARRWNACHHPFTSPKDEHLGLLASDPGRCLAKAYDLALNGSELGGGSVRIHRAEVQEQVFKALGIADDEAQSKFGFLLAALQYGAPPHGGLAFGLDRIVTMMAGAESIRDVIAFPKTQRAQCLLTDAPSSVDEKQLRELHIRLRQRVDTQVEIGKA
- a CDS encoding DUF502 domain-containing protein, producing MRRQLIKRYFITGLLIWVPLAITAWVLTMIIGTMDQSLHLLPAVVHPRSVLGFDIPGSGAILTLLIILLTGIIAANFIGQRLVAWWESLLARIPVVNSIYNSVKQVSDTLFSSSGNAFRKALLIEYPRRGAWTIAFLTGRPGGEMERHLAGEYISVYVPTTPNPTSGFFLMLPRSEVVELDMSVDTALKYVISMGVVAPQPRPDVAGIASGLTINRNS
- a CDS encoding FmdB family zinc ribbon protein is translated as MPIYAYRCASCGFANDHLQKLSDPALENCPACGQATYVKQLTAAGFQLKGSGWYVTDFKGGQKQPSSKETSAASEATAAAGDGAPAADKTAAPAPTATSTDGANACAGN
- a CDS encoding DUF2189 domain-containing protein; translation: MSHNDSGQAEHPASHFPVIRSVDAAAIPRWLGAGWRDCRRAGGASVFYGVCFAAAGWLMYFVFAEAYALFAGLTTGFLLVGPFLAIGLYDLSRRIERGESPRLVPTLAAWRPNLPNVGLFAALLTIVLLIWARASMVVFALFFTGGLPTFADVVRSVLTFEQPEFSLVYFAVGGFFAAFVFAIGAISLPLMFDRKTDAVTAAIASLVVCGRNPGPMLLWAGSIVLLVGIGFATLFTGLVIATPLVGHATWHAYRELVAEHEDEALATP
- a CDS encoding FmdB family zinc ribbon protein; translated protein: MLTGEFDAEIHSPWNLWQQVPTSCPRPGTYSAKSFDRRRRASSARRAKAGSMCRLPWLPATSRTAETLGTFGRIDTMPIFEYECVACGQEFEKLVRQSSPPPHCPQCSSTDLRKKLSAFNSASAVPTRRSDLPAPCGSCGHPDGPGACHLH
- a CDS encoding methyl-accepting chemotaxis protein, translating into MKIKTLLWSGFAAVSIMMAALVVTATVQMNLIDRHVDNIVRAARNESLARDIAAQVNSMRRYQLNALVVTADERDQELERVTTAGREASRLAEDLEKTQRNPETRQLAGRMRELSDRYAQGNERVKSLAREGQIDAVRSLVQGEARSLQRELAGESERFIQVQQDRKIQAEKAAAEAQSLAERLMLALLAVALLLAIGVAFLVTRRITGQLGGEPEWARQLVERIAGGDVSQDLTLLTGDTQSVMAHQQRMQVRLRAMLKDVSTTAASTQQAVQSLVASAQQVAQASHSSSDSAASMAAVVEEMSVSISEVTDNARAALKTASTASGLADAGRDVIEQATDEINRIADTVRQTSKAMHALDESSAKISTVVQVIKEVADQTNLLALNAAIEAARAGESGRGFAVVADEVRKLAERTGRATSEINAMVMQIQEETRNSLFSMATAVQQVDQGVALAGTAGEAIRNIRASVEQLVAAVSEIGNAIAEQSVASQEIARRVEQVAQSAEEDSSAAEQTAAAAKQLQGLANGLGNSVAQFRI